The following DNA comes from Thermodesulfobacteriota bacterium.
CGCGCTTCCTCGTGATAAGGGATAAACTCCTGCCGGTACTGTTCTTCGGAATGAAAAAAGGAGATGTGAACGCCGGCCAGTTCTTCGGGTTCAAAACCGTGCATTTCAGCCCAGGCCCGATTGACAAACTGCAGGGCTCCGTTCACATCAGCCACCACAATCCCGTCCCGGGACTGTTCCATGGCTTTTTCCAGCATGAGGGTCTTGCCCAGAGGCCGGATAATGGAACGATTGATAATCAGTGACGTGAATATAACCGCCACCGTTAAAACCAGGATAAAGATAATCAGGTTGAGGTAGCGCTGATGCTTGCTGATTTTCCGGATGGAAGCCAGTTCATCGTTCAATTCCCGCGAAAAGGAACCTGCCAACCGTGACAGATCGGACCGAACCATGTCTTTTTCCCGGGAAAGCTGGCGGGCGGTTTCATTCATCACCTCCGTCAGCGCCGCTTGCGCGTTGGTGCGGGACATATGACTCAACAGCAGGGGATAAAACTCCCGGGCCCTCTCCGTGAAAGCGCTCCACTCCCTCCGGATAGCGGCTACTTCCTCAATTTTCCCGGCATTCGTGTCCTGACGGCCGGCGATCTGAGACAGGGATTTATCTACCTGCCCGGCCTGATTGTCGGCCGAGGTAAAATAGAGAGATTCGCCCATCATGATGGCTTCCTGGTAAATCTTGACCTGCTCGTCAAAAGCCGCCAGCGCGGTCTGGCTGTCTCTGGCGGCCGGATACAGGTATTCGGAAACCCTTGCCAGGCGGTATTCCGTCTGCCGCCCCAGATAAAACCCGAGGGAGATGGAGATAAAATACCCCAGCACCAGAAGGCTCAAGCTTAACCAGATTTTTGTGGAAACCGTAAATTGTCTTTTCATCGTAACCGGGAAATAAGATTATCAATTAATATAACATTTCAATATAAGGAAAACAAATTACTAAAATCCCAAAATTTTCTTGACATCCCCATTTCACTGAACTATGTTAAATTTAACTTTGTTAAATTTTTAACCTTCAGGAGAAAGCAACATGGCAAAAGTAATCGTATTAGGCGGATGCGGAGCGGTCGGCCGGGTGGTGGTGAAAACCCTGGCCGCGGATGAAACTTTTGATTCTATCGTCATCGGCGACATTGACCTGGACACGGCCCGGTCCCTGGCCGCGGGCATAAAGACCAAACCGGTTTCGGCCACGGCCGTCAACGCCCTGGAGCCGGAGACCGTGCGACAGGCCATCACCGGCTGCGACCTGGTGGTCAACTGCGTGGGCCCTTTTTACAAGACGGTCATGCCCATCGTCGAGACGGTCATCGCAAGCGGCATCAACTACCTGGATATCTGCGATGACGTGGACGTCACCGGCGATCTGCTGGCCATGAGCGGCCGGGCGGAGAAGGCCGGCATCACCATGGTCATCGGCATGGGCAATTCCCCCGGCGCCACCAACCTGCTGGCCAAGCTGGCGGCCGACCACCTGCTGGACGAGACCGAGGCCGTGGACATCTTCCACGCCCACGGCGGCGAAAGTTTTGAAGGCAAGGGCGTCATCGGCCACCGCTTTCACTGCATGTCCATCGATATCCCCATGTACCTGGACGGCCGGCTGCAATACGTGAAATTTTTCGAGCCGGACGGCATGGCCCTGCGGCGGACTTTTGATTTCCCGATCCTGGGCAGCGGCATCATGGTCTATCCCTACCCCCATCCGGAACAGGTCACCCTGCCCCAATATCTCAAGGTGAAACAGGTCACCAACCGCGGCACCATCCTGCCGGCCGCCTATTATCAGTTGACCATGGATGTCTGCCGGCTGGGCATGGCCGACCGGACCCCCCTGGACATGGACGGGGTCAAGGTCAGCCCCTATGATTTTGCCGCCTCCTTCCTGATCCGGGAGCGGGAAAGAATCCTGAAAGAAACCGCCTTCGGTAACCAGAAAGGCTGCACCTCCACGGTGGTCACCGGAAAAAAGGAAGGCCGCCGCCAGGAACTGCGTTTCCACATGGCCTCGGATTCCCAGGCCCTGGGAGAAGGCACCGGCATTCCCGCGGCCCTGGGCGCCATCCTGCTGCAGCAGGGCAAAATCACCCGCCAGGGAATCTTCCCGCCCGAGGCCGGCATCAATCCCCTGGATTTTGTTTCGCTGATCCCGGGTGTTCTTTCGAAAAACCGGGCCGAGTCCCCGTCCAAAAGCGAGCAGCTCATCATCGACATCATCGACGAAGACGGCCAAAAAACCACCATGGACATGCTGGCGGCGGCAAGCCTGCTGACGGCGGCCAAAAAACAAGGCTGACCACTATGACCCGGGAGAAATATATTCTGGCCGTGGATCACGGTACATCCGGTATCAAGACCGCGCTGATTTCGGTCTTCGGCCGGGTGGTGGATTTCACCTTTGAAAAAACCGCCCTTCATTTTCTTCCCGGCGGGGGAGTGGAGCAGGATCCCGGAGAGTGGTGGCAGGCGGTGCTGAACACTTCCGCCCGGCTGACGGGTTCCGGCAAGGTGGACAAAACCGACATCGTGGCCGTGTCGGTGTCCAGCACCTTTTCCAGCACCGTGGCCGTGGACCGGGAGGGCCGCCCCCTGGCCAACGCCATCACCTGGATGGACACCCGGGGCGGGCCTTATGTCAAGAAGGCCATGGCCGGGTTCCCCAGCTTCGACGGCTACGGCGTTATCCGGGCCCTGCGCTGGGTGAACCGGACCGGCGGCGCCCCGACCCTGTCGGGCAAGGACGATATCGGCCATGTCCTGCTCATCCGGAACGAATTTCCGGAGATCTACGAGCGGACCTACATGTTCCTGCCCAGCAAGGACTTTCTCAACCTGAAGCTGACCGGCGAATTCGCCGCCACCTTCGACTCCATCCACCTGTTCTGGGTGACCGACATCCGCGACATCAACAACGTCCGTTACGACGACCGGCTGATCCGGGACTTCGGCATCGATCGCGACAAGCTGCCGCCGCTGGTGGCCGCCACCGACATCCTCGGTGCCGTCACCGACGAAAACGCCGACCGCATGGGTCTGCCCCGGGGCACGCCGGTAGTGGCCGGTTCTCCGGACCACCAGTCGGCGCTTATCGGCTCCGGGGCGGTGGCCGATTTCGCCGGCCACCTCTACATCGGCACTTCCTCCTGGGTGCAGTGCGTCGTTCCCTTCAAAAAGACCGACGTGCTCCATTCGGTGGCTTCCTTCCCCACCGCCATCCCCGGCAAATACCAGTCCGTCAACGAACAGGACATTGCCGGTGAAGCCCTGGATTTCTTCGTGGAGCAATTTTACGCCGGCCACGCCGGGGGGAAAACCGGGCCGGACGTTTACCGCCACATCAACGAACTGGCGGCCGGGGCGCCGGCCGGCAGCGGCAAACTGATCTTCACCCCCTGGCTCAACGGTGAACGCACGCCGGTGGACAACGAAACCATCCGGGGCGGCCTGTTCAACCTGTCCCAGACCGCCACCGCCGGCCATATCATCCGCGCGGTCATGGAGGGCGTGGCCTACAACAACCGCTGGAGCCTGACCTACGTGGAACGGTTCATCGGCCGGAAGCTGGACCCTCTCAACATCATCGGCGGCGGCGCCAAATCCGACCTGTGGTGCCGGATATTCGCCGACGTGCTGAACCGGGACATCCGCAAGGTCAAAGAGCCCATGATGGCCAATGCCCGGGGCGCGGCCTTTATCGCCGCCGTGGCCCTGGGCCATATCCGGTTTGACGATATCCCCGGACTGGTGGTTTTTGACGAAACCTATCATCCCCGCCCGGAGAACCGGGAGATTTATGACACCCTGTACGGGCAGTTCCTGCGCCTGTACCGGGTCCACAAGAAAATCTGCCGAACCCTCAACAAGGTCAGCCCATGAGAACGCCCCGCGACCCCGAAGAAATAGAGCGAATCCGCAACGTCATCCTGGACCAGGCCCTGGACATCATCATCCGGGAGGGGTTGGACGATCTGACCATGCGCAACCTGGCCGGCCGGGTGGGCATGACCGCCCCCAACATCTACAACTATTATTCGGGTAAAGACGAAATTTACCTGTCCCTGGTGGTCAAGGGGTTTGAAATGCTGCACGCGGCCCTGGGAAAGGCCCGGGGCGGACACCGGAATAGAAAGGCCCGGGCCCGGGCCATGATCGAGGCCTATATCCGGTTCGGCATCGACCACTCCCGCTATTACGACATCATGTTTGTCCTGCCGACACCCAAGCACGACGACTACCGGGGCACGCCCCACGAGCAGCTTTCCGCAACCGAATTGCGGATCTCCATGGAGATCGCCGCCATGGCCGCGGACATGATCCGGGAGATGGTCGATAAAGAAACGGATGACAGCACCGTCCTCCGCCGCCTGATCCAGGTCTGGAGCCTGCTGCACGGCATGGTCAGCCTGCACAACAGCAAGGTGGCCGCTTACGTGGCCGAAGACCTGCCCGAAATCTACCGCCGAACGGCGGATGAACTGATCAGCCTGACCGGGCGAATGTGAGTTACGCTTCTTTACCGGGTTCTTTCTTAAAGACGATCAGCGGACAGTTCTTGCAGATGTCCGCGCCGGGGAACCCGTCGCCGGGGCGCGTGATGGCGCCGCTGCCGCACTCATCGATCCGCTCCTTCAGCCGCAGGCAAACCGCCGCGATGGCGGAACCGGGGATGATAACGTTGATTTCGCCCCGTTCGGTCTTGCCGGCGTTATAGGCGCCGGAACAGGACGGCAGCATGTTGAATTCCCGGTTA
Coding sequences within:
- a CDS encoding saccharopine dehydrogenase NADP-binding domain-containing protein, whose protein sequence is MAKVIVLGGCGAVGRVVVKTLAADETFDSIVIGDIDLDTARSLAAGIKTKPVSATAVNALEPETVRQAITGCDLVVNCVGPFYKTVMPIVETVIASGINYLDICDDVDVTGDLLAMSGRAEKAGITMVIGMGNSPGATNLLAKLAADHLLDETEAVDIFHAHGGESFEGKGVIGHRFHCMSIDIPMYLDGRLQYVKFFEPDGMALRRTFDFPILGSGIMVYPYPHPEQVTLPQYLKVKQVTNRGTILPAAYYQLTMDVCRLGMADRTPLDMDGVKVSPYDFAASFLIRERERILKETAFGNQKGCTSTVVTGKKEGRRQELRFHMASDSQALGEGTGIPAALGAILLQQGKITRQGIFPPEAGINPLDFVSLIPGVLSKNRAESPSKSEQLIIDIIDEDGQKTTMDMLAAASLLTAAKKQG
- a CDS encoding FGGY-family carbohydrate kinase, whose protein sequence is MTREKYILAVDHGTSGIKTALISVFGRVVDFTFEKTALHFLPGGGVEQDPGEWWQAVLNTSARLTGSGKVDKTDIVAVSVSSTFSSTVAVDREGRPLANAITWMDTRGGPYVKKAMAGFPSFDGYGVIRALRWVNRTGGAPTLSGKDDIGHVLLIRNEFPEIYERTYMFLPSKDFLNLKLTGEFAATFDSIHLFWVTDIRDINNVRYDDRLIRDFGIDRDKLPPLVAATDILGAVTDENADRMGLPRGTPVVAGSPDHQSALIGSGAVADFAGHLYIGTSSWVQCVVPFKKTDVLHSVASFPTAIPGKYQSVNEQDIAGEALDFFVEQFYAGHAGGKTGPDVYRHINELAAGAPAGSGKLIFTPWLNGERTPVDNETIRGGLFNLSQTATAGHIIRAVMEGVAYNNRWSLTYVERFIGRKLDPLNIIGGGAKSDLWCRIFADVLNRDIRKVKEPMMANARGAAFIAAVALGHIRFDDIPGLVVFDETYHPRPENREIYDTLYGQFLRLYRVHKKICRTLNKVSP
- a CDS encoding TetR/AcrR family transcriptional regulator, translated to MRTPRDPEEIERIRNVILDQALDIIIREGLDDLTMRNLAGRVGMTAPNIYNYYSGKDEIYLSLVVKGFEMLHAALGKARGGHRNRKARARAMIEAYIRFGIDHSRYYDIMFVLPTPKHDDYRGTPHEQLSATELRISMEIAAMAADMIREMVDKETDDSTVLRRLIQVWSLLHGMVSLHNSKVAAYVAEDLPEIYRRTADELISLTGRM